One Arthrobacter sp. StoSoilB19 DNA window includes the following coding sequences:
- a CDS encoding family 43 glycosylhydrolase has translation MLVPNANYNVGEIVSQHMTAPPTLPHLRPDAFANPYRDPVWDGPTDPVLVADHLRDEWVLFYTQRRATAPGLTGVEWVHGTGIGVARSSDGGATWRYEGTAGGLIPPGTDLPATLWAPDVVRIGDRWIMYLSVLGGRRTDWTGTAGIVQLASRDLEHWEYLGAVDLASPRVIDAAVARCGDGRYRLWYKDETRGSNTYSAVTETPADPASWVREGVAIPGRPHEGPKVFRLGGWYWMIVDEWRGQGVYRSRDATGNWTRQEHLDGLILTAPESVDGRAVVGRHADVVSLEGGDSGDGGAERALLVYFTHPHWNGEDIGTMTPDPRTRLSHIRAAVLEVRDGILVCTEH, from the coding sequence ATGCTGGTGCCCAACGCAAACTACAACGTTGGAGAAATTGTGTCCCAGCACATGACTGCACCGCCGACCCTCCCCCACCTGCGTCCTGACGCCTTTGCCAACCCGTACCGGGACCCGGTGTGGGACGGCCCCACAGATCCCGTCCTGGTGGCGGACCACCTGCGGGACGAGTGGGTCCTCTTCTACACGCAGCGCCGCGCCACCGCTCCGGGGCTGACGGGGGTTGAATGGGTGCACGGCACCGGGATCGGCGTCGCAAGGTCGTCCGACGGCGGCGCCACCTGGCGCTACGAAGGCACCGCCGGGGGACTTATCCCGCCCGGAACGGACCTTCCGGCAACCCTCTGGGCGCCCGACGTCGTACGCATCGGCGACCGGTGGATCATGTACCTCTCGGTCCTCGGCGGCAGGCGCACCGACTGGACCGGGACGGCCGGAATCGTCCAGCTCGCCAGCCGCGACTTGGAGCACTGGGAGTACCTGGGCGCCGTGGACCTGGCCTCACCGCGGGTCATCGACGCCGCCGTGGCACGGTGCGGGGACGGCCGGTACCGGCTCTGGTACAAGGACGAAACCCGAGGCTCAAATACTTACAGCGCCGTGACGGAGACCCCGGCGGATCCAGCATCCTGGGTCCGCGAGGGCGTCGCGATCCCTGGCCGGCCGCACGAAGGGCCCAAGGTCTTCCGGCTGGGCGGCTGGTACTGGATGATCGTGGACGAATGGCGAGGCCAGGGCGTCTACCGCTCCCGCGACGCTACCGGAAACTGGACCCGGCAGGAGCACCTGGACGGGCTGATCCTCACGGCGCCGGAATCGGTGGACGGGCGGGCCGTCGTCGGACGCCACGCGGACGTGGTCTCGCTTGAGGGTGGGGACTCTGGCGACGGCGGCGCGGAGCGGGCACTGCTGGTCTACTTCACGCACCCGCACTGGAACGGCGAGGACATCGGCACCATGACGCCGGACCCGCGCACCCGGCTGAGCCACATACGGGCCGCGGTGCTTGAGGTGCGCGACGGCATCCTGGTCTGCACGGAACACTGA
- a CDS encoding sigma-70 family RNA polymerase sigma factor — protein sequence MPLDDKVVEAIYREHGSALRRFVLSAVRDPQLAEDVVQETVLRVWQHAPDINGSFRSYLYRTARNIMIDNYRRSQRRPNEALESSLTDPAAVMGRVDEMLNRVLMEEALLRLSKEHRDVLVALHYRRFTVNEAAVQLNIPSGTVKSRAFYALRALRTILDEMGVER from the coding sequence ATGCCACTTGACGACAAGGTGGTGGAAGCCATCTACCGTGAACACGGCAGCGCCCTGCGCCGGTTCGTGCTCAGCGCCGTCCGGGATCCGCAGCTCGCGGAGGACGTGGTGCAGGAAACCGTGCTGCGCGTCTGGCAGCATGCGCCGGACATCAACGGCAGCTTCCGCAGTTATCTGTACCGCACGGCCAGGAACATCATGATCGACAATTACCGCCGGAGCCAGCGCCGGCCGAACGAGGCGCTGGAGAGCAGCCTTACCGACCCCGCCGCAGTGATGGGCCGCGTTGACGAGATGCTCAACCGGGTCCTGATGGAGGAAGCGCTGCTGCGGCTGAGCAAGGAACACCGGGACGTCCTGGTGGCCCTGCACTACCGCAGGTTCACGGTCAACGAGGCGGCCGTCCAGCTCAACATCCCCAGCGGAACGGTCAAATCCCGCGCCTTCTACGCGCTTCGGGCACTGCGCACCATCCTGGACGAGATGGGGGTGGAGCGGTGA
- a CDS encoding ammonium transporter, whose translation MDSGNVAWILASSALVCMMIPALALFYGGMVGSRRILNMMMMCFGGASLVAVLWALFGYSMAFGNSVGGLGLIGDVTEFPGMGQMLAKDDAASIPVILFAAFQLFFACVTTALVAGAAAGRMKFGAWMLFAGIWATVVYFPIAHWVFAFDSADGSTAGGWIANGIKAIDFAGGTAVHMNAGAAALALALVLGKSSGWPKVEHAKPHSRPLVLVGAGLLWVGWFGFNAGSALSAGQSASVVFLNTAVAASAGLLAWALVERVRHGAATSMGAASGLISALVAITPACGAVSPLGAVAIGAIAGAVCSLAIELKFRLGFDDSLDVVGVHLVGGILGTLLIGLFATDAAPNAVSGLFYGGGVELLGVQALATVTVLVYSFGITWVLAKILDKTIGLRIKPEDELRGIDLAAHSELAYLTDEDPVELGSPQRVS comes from the coding sequence ATGGATTCGGGAAATGTCGCTTGGATTTTGGCCAGCTCGGCGCTGGTTTGCATGATGATCCCCGCCCTGGCCCTGTTTTACGGGGGCATGGTGGGGTCGCGGCGCATCCTCAACATGATGATGATGTGCTTTGGCGGCGCCAGCCTGGTGGCCGTGCTCTGGGCATTGTTCGGGTACTCGATGGCGTTCGGCAACTCGGTTGGGGGGCTGGGGCTGATCGGTGACGTCACCGAGTTCCCCGGCATGGGGCAGATGCTGGCAAAGGATGACGCAGCGTCCATCCCGGTCATCCTGTTCGCCGCATTCCAGCTGTTCTTCGCCTGCGTCACCACGGCACTGGTTGCCGGCGCGGCGGCCGGGCGCATGAAGTTCGGCGCCTGGATGCTGTTCGCAGGCATCTGGGCCACCGTGGTCTACTTCCCCATCGCGCACTGGGTGTTCGCATTCGACTCGGCGGACGGCAGCACGGCTGGCGGCTGGATCGCCAACGGCATCAAGGCCATCGACTTCGCAGGCGGCACCGCGGTCCACATGAACGCCGGTGCGGCCGCCCTGGCCCTGGCCCTGGTCCTCGGCAAGAGCTCCGGCTGGCCCAAGGTGGAACACGCCAAGCCGCACAGCCGGCCGCTGGTCCTGGTGGGCGCAGGCTTGCTGTGGGTGGGCTGGTTCGGCTTCAACGCCGGTTCCGCCCTCTCCGCCGGCCAGTCGGCGTCGGTGGTCTTCCTCAACACCGCTGTGGCCGCATCCGCCGGCCTGCTCGCCTGGGCCCTGGTGGAGCGCGTCCGCCACGGTGCCGCCACCAGCATGGGCGCCGCCTCCGGCCTGATCTCCGCTCTCGTGGCCATCACCCCCGCCTGTGGTGCCGTCAGCCCGTTGGGCGCCGTGGCCATCGGCGCCATCGCCGGGGCTGTCTGCTCCCTGGCCATCGAGCTGAAGTTCCGGCTCGGCTTCGACGATTCCCTCGACGTCGTCGGCGTCCACCTGGTGGGCGGCATCCTGGGCACCCTGCTCATCGGCCTCTTCGCCACCGACGCAGCACCCAACGCCGTCAGCGGCCTGTTCTACGGCGGCGGGGTTGAACTGCTGGGCGTCCAGGCCCTTGCCACCGTCACGGTCCTGGTCTACTCCTTCGGCATCACCTGGGTCCTGGCAAAGATCCTGGACAAGACCATCGGCCTGCGCATCAAGCCCGAGGACGAACTGCGCGGCATCGACCTCGCAGCCCACTCCGAGCTGGCGTACCTGACGGACGAGGACCCGGTGGAACTGGGCTCGCCGCAGCGCGTCTCGTAA
- a CDS encoding sigma-70 family RNA polymerase sigma factor produces MEEPLVLDTLVQEEIDIFDNAAGTDPAVLFAAAYRTFAGPVHGYLKARGLDDPEAVTQDVFLAFYPKIGSLTGGLAGAKSLLFSIAHARMVDHYRRLERRPQLTPYDPQQDGRTSPSAEDQAVELTAGAAAMLEGLSAEHQEVLALRVVADLSIDQVADIMGKSAGAIKQLQRRALQNLKAQTLKRNQANHE; encoded by the coding sequence ATGGAGGAGCCGCTGGTGCTAGACACTTTGGTCCAGGAAGAGATCGACATATTCGACAACGCGGCCGGAACCGATCCGGCCGTGTTGTTCGCGGCTGCCTATCGAACCTTCGCGGGGCCGGTGCACGGCTACCTCAAGGCCCGCGGCCTGGATGATCCCGAAGCTGTCACCCAGGACGTCTTCCTGGCCTTTTATCCCAAAATCGGCAGCCTCACCGGCGGTCTGGCGGGCGCCAAGTCCCTGCTCTTTTCCATCGCGCATGCCCGCATGGTGGACCACTACCGCCGGCTGGAGCGCAGGCCGCAGCTGACACCGTACGATCCCCAGCAGGACGGCCGCACCTCGCCGTCCGCGGAGGACCAGGCCGTGGAACTGACCGCCGGGGCCGCGGCGATGCTGGAAGGCCTCAGCGCGGAACACCAGGAAGTGCTGGCCCTGCGCGTCGTGGCGGACCTGTCCATCGACCAGGTGGCCGACATCATGGGCAAGAGCGCCGGAGCCATCAAACAGCTCCAGCGCCGTGCCCTGCAGAACCTCAAGGCCCAAACGCTCAAGAGAAACCAGGCGAACCATGAGTGA
- a CDS encoding zf-HC2 domain-containing protein, with protein MNTDLHHLLGAYVLGGLDPDDLALFEAHLQDCGACRRELAVLEKVPMLLDSVPVPDAVALTAVPGGSGGAGATPARLLDELASRRRTLRRRWAALAGALAAACLAVGLAVGPLLARPPHPDATYSVASGGGLQVNIDMARKTWGTELAVSGSSLPAEGTLSLWVRDRAGGEDRACAWTATPSGKVKVTGATPIQLGSISSVELRDGAQHAVAVITVP; from the coding sequence GTGAACACCGACCTCCACCACCTGCTGGGTGCCTACGTGCTGGGCGGCCTGGATCCCGACGACCTCGCACTCTTCGAGGCGCACCTCCAGGACTGCGGCGCCTGCCGCAGGGAACTGGCGGTGCTGGAGAAGGTGCCCATGCTCCTTGACTCCGTTCCGGTCCCCGACGCCGTGGCCCTGACCGCCGTCCCCGGCGGCAGCGGGGGTGCCGGCGCCACCCCTGCCCGCCTGCTCGACGAACTGGCCAGCCGGCGTCGGACATTACGACGGCGGTGGGCGGCGCTGGCAGGTGCCCTTGCCGCCGCGTGCCTGGCCGTGGGACTGGCGGTGGGTCCCCTGCTCGCCAGGCCGCCGCATCCGGACGCCACCTACTCGGTGGCATCCGGGGGAGGGCTGCAGGTCAACATCGACATGGCCCGGAAGACGTGGGGAACCGAGCTTGCGGTGAGCGGCAGCAGCCTCCCGGCGGAAGGGACCCTTTCACTGTGGGTGCGCGACCGCGCCGGCGGGGAGGACCGTGCCTGCGCCTGGACGGCCACCCCGAGCGGGAAGGTCAAGGTCACCGGGGCAACCCCCATCCAGCTGGGCAGCATCTCAAGCGTGGAACTGCGCGACGGCGCCCAGCACGCGGTGGCGGTCATTACCGTTCCCTAG
- a CDS encoding XRE family transcriptional regulator: protein MTEQAGDRAEDQHAGDGSAEVAGRLEQVIAAQVRHYRTAAGLSSAELAARTGLSKAMISRVETATTSCSLTTLQRLADGLKVPVTALFRGADTDRAATFTKSGQGSLTVRSGTQHGHEYRVLGTLKGRTDAIEPTLVTLTDASDVFPLFQHPGTEFIYMLSGRMVYGHGSYGYAMEAGDSLLLDGEGPHGPLELLDLPIQFLAISAK, encoded by the coding sequence ATGACCGAACAGGCCGGGGACCGCGCAGAAGACCAGCACGCCGGCGACGGATCTGCCGAGGTAGCCGGGCGCCTGGAACAGGTCATCGCGGCGCAGGTGCGGCACTACCGCACGGCCGCAGGCCTGTCGTCCGCTGAGCTTGCCGCCCGCACCGGCCTGTCCAAAGCCATGATCTCGCGGGTGGAAACAGCCACCACATCCTGCTCGCTCACCACTTTGCAGCGGCTGGCGGACGGGCTGAAGGTTCCCGTGACCGCGCTGTTCCGCGGCGCGGACACGGACCGGGCCGCCACCTTTACCAAGAGCGGCCAGGGGAGCCTCACCGTCCGCAGCGGAACCCAGCATGGCCACGAATACCGTGTCCTGGGCACGCTGAAAGGGCGCACCGACGCCATCGAACCCACGCTGGTCACCCTCACCGACGCCTCCGACGTGTTTCCCCTCTTCCAGCACCCGGGCACCGAGTTCATCTACATGCTCTCCGGCAGGATGGTGTACGGCCACGGCTCCTACGGATACGCCATGGAAGCGGGCGACTCGCTGCTGCTGGACGGCGAAGGCCCCCACGGACCGCTGGAGCTGCTGGACCTGCCCATCCAGTTCCTGGCGATTTCCGCCAAATAG
- a CDS encoding DEAD/DEAH box helicase gives MPSQPDESAELAIQTPAINDRSLAAGLAYAMASRVSGISFDGGTGLMLGKVRGGAEVPYSTTAKLVRKAGGWSCTVGVCSCPVRKDCKHVAALLFAAEDNPSIRVQLLAPSTSTQVSRAPSAVLSDWEQALSPLISQPGSAPSTSGVPLALQFEIEEPPPHFSYTGRRDPVRGVRQLKARPVIMGAKGKWIRGDVSWNTLNYLNFRRESNQAHVEWLQEFLAGHSSTASRMHNSAGLWLSLNSYSGKNLWSLLSEAGKIGLALVHSRGTGPVRLAEAPAAVGLSLSRYGTPVADAAEAGTTAGTSDGGLELSPTITVEGAEVDPASVGTIGRPAHGLFFTSGEAALPGVPDPDGTITLAPLENGLSEELLAFVTTASTLHIPARDESRFLTGFYPKLKQAARVTARDESVELPELAVPTLSLLANYGADHRVRLHWEWHYKTGKLVTAQPLWRHPGDAGYRDDTAESRILEGIGRPWDVVPALGESATGGWGTPRLAASAELTGLDTLAFTEEVLPRLREAPDVDVETVGDIADYREAEEAPVVSISTKATEQRDWFDLGIQISLEGQPVSFAAVFSALAAGQTKMLLPSGAYFSLDLPELHQLRALIEEARALQDNKDAPLQISRFQAGLWDELAQLGIVDEQAAAWRSAVGGLLEGGTDGLPLPPTLNAELRPYQLEGYNWLSFLYKHGLGGILADDMGLGKTVQALALMCAAKELAAAAASSLGNTDGGNTDDGNTNAGAAAAAESRPAAVAPFLVVAPTSVVGNWALEAARFAPGLTVRTVGETFAKSGQEVAEALDGADIVITSYALFRIDYEAYASRTWNGLVLDEAQFVKNHQSKAYQCARKLPAAFKLAITGTPLENNLMEFWALTSIVAPGLFSSPKRFAEYYQKPVEKNGDKGQLEKLRRRVRPLMMRRTKDQVIKDLPPKQEQILEVVLNPRHQKVYQTHLQRERQKILGLIEDVNKNRFTIFQSLTLLRQLSLDVSLVDPALSAVRSSKLDVLFEQLEDLVAEGHRALIFSQFTGFLGKVRERLDEEDIEYCYLDGSTRNRADVVSEFKNGSAPVFLISLKAGGFGLNLTEADYVFLLDPWWNPASEAQAVDRTHRIGQARNVMVYRLVAKDTIEEKVMALKTRKSQLFADVMEGDALAGGAITAEDLAGLFKD, from the coding sequence ATGCCATCCCAACCGGACGAAAGTGCGGAACTGGCAATACAGACACCCGCCATCAACGACCGCTCGCTGGCGGCCGGGCTGGCCTATGCCATGGCGAGCAGGGTCTCGGGAATATCGTTCGACGGCGGCACCGGCCTCATGCTGGGAAAGGTCCGGGGCGGTGCGGAGGTCCCTTATTCCACCACGGCCAAGCTGGTCCGGAAGGCGGGCGGCTGGAGCTGCACCGTGGGAGTGTGCAGCTGCCCGGTCCGCAAGGACTGCAAGCACGTGGCGGCCTTGCTGTTCGCGGCTGAGGACAACCCGTCCATCCGGGTGCAGCTGCTGGCGCCGTCCACCTCCACGCAGGTATCCCGCGCACCCTCGGCGGTCCTGTCCGACTGGGAACAGGCCCTCAGCCCGCTGATTTCCCAGCCCGGTTCAGCCCCTTCCACCAGCGGCGTTCCCCTGGCCCTGCAGTTCGAGATCGAGGAACCGCCGCCGCACTTCTCCTACACGGGGCGCCGGGACCCGGTGCGCGGGGTGCGGCAGCTCAAGGCGCGGCCCGTCATCATGGGGGCCAAGGGCAAGTGGATCCGCGGCGACGTTTCCTGGAACACCCTGAACTACCTGAACTTCCGGCGCGAATCCAACCAGGCGCACGTGGAATGGCTGCAGGAGTTCCTCGCCGGCCACTCCTCTACCGCCAGCCGGATGCACAACTCCGCGGGACTGTGGCTGAGCCTGAACTCCTACTCGGGGAAGAACCTGTGGAGCCTGCTGTCCGAGGCCGGGAAGATCGGGCTCGCCCTCGTCCACTCGCGCGGCACCGGGCCGGTCCGGCTGGCCGAGGCCCCTGCCGCCGTCGGGCTTTCCCTGAGCCGGTACGGCACTCCGGTGGCGGACGCCGCTGAGGCCGGCACCACCGCCGGGACCTCCGACGGCGGGCTGGAGCTGTCACCCACCATCACCGTGGAGGGCGCTGAGGTTGATCCGGCGTCGGTGGGCACCATCGGACGGCCGGCGCACGGGCTGTTCTTCACATCCGGCGAGGCCGCGCTGCCCGGCGTCCCCGACCCCGACGGAACCATCACCCTGGCGCCGCTGGAGAACGGGCTCAGCGAGGAACTGCTGGCGTTCGTCACGACCGCAAGCACCCTGCACATACCTGCCAGGGACGAGTCACGCTTCCTCACGGGCTTTTATCCAAAGCTCAAGCAGGCGGCCCGGGTGACGGCCCGCGACGAGTCGGTGGAACTGCCCGAACTGGCCGTCCCCACCCTGTCGCTGCTGGCCAATTACGGGGCGGACCACCGGGTGCGGCTGCACTGGGAGTGGCACTACAAGACCGGCAAGCTGGTCACCGCGCAACCTCTGTGGCGGCACCCCGGCGATGCGGGCTACCGCGATGACACGGCGGAGTCCCGCATCCTTGAGGGCATTGGCCGTCCGTGGGACGTGGTGCCCGCGCTGGGCGAGTCCGCCACGGGCGGCTGGGGCACTCCCCGGCTGGCCGCGTCGGCCGAACTGACGGGCCTGGACACGCTGGCCTTCACCGAGGAAGTGCTGCCGCGGCTGCGGGAGGCGCCGGACGTTGACGTGGAGACGGTGGGCGACATCGCCGACTACCGCGAGGCTGAAGAAGCCCCGGTGGTGTCCATCTCCACCAAGGCAACTGAGCAGCGCGACTGGTTCGACCTGGGCATCCAGATTTCCCTGGAAGGCCAGCCTGTTTCCTTCGCCGCCGTGTTCTCCGCCCTGGCCGCGGGACAGACCAAGATGCTGCTGCCCAGCGGCGCCTACTTCTCCCTTGACCTCCCGGAACTGCACCAGCTGCGGGCCCTGATCGAGGAAGCCAGGGCGCTGCAGGACAACAAGGATGCGCCGCTGCAGATCAGCCGGTTCCAGGCGGGGCTCTGGGATGAACTGGCACAGTTGGGAATCGTGGACGAACAGGCCGCGGCCTGGCGGTCCGCCGTGGGCGGTCTCTTGGAGGGCGGCACGGACGGGCTGCCGCTGCCCCCCACCTTGAACGCGGAGCTGCGGCCGTACCAGCTGGAGGGCTACAACTGGCTCAGCTTCCTGTACAAGCACGGGTTGGGCGGCATCCTGGCTGACGACATGGGCCTGGGCAAGACCGTGCAGGCCCTGGCCTTGATGTGCGCCGCCAAGGAGCTGGCCGCCGCGGCTGCTTCGTCCCTTGGGAATACCGACGGCGGGAACACCGACGACGGGAATACCAACGCCGGTGCTGCCGCTGCCGCTGAAAGCCGGCCCGCCGCCGTCGCGCCTTTCCTGGTGGTGGCGCCCACCAGCGTGGTGGGCAACTGGGCCCTCGAAGCGGCCCGGTTTGCGCCGGGGCTGACCGTTCGGACGGTCGGCGAGACCTTTGCCAAGAGCGGCCAGGAGGTGGCGGAGGCCCTTGACGGTGCCGACATCGTCATCACCTCCTATGCCTTGTTCCGCATCGATTACGAGGCCTACGCCTCCCGCACCTGGAACGGGCTGGTGCTGGATGAGGCGCAGTTCGTCAAGAACCACCAGTCCAAGGCGTACCAGTGTGCACGGAAGCTGCCGGCCGCGTTCAAGCTCGCCATCACGGGCACTCCGCTGGAGAACAACCTCATGGAATTCTGGGCGCTGACCTCCATCGTGGCCCCCGGCCTGTTCTCCAGCCCCAAGCGCTTCGCGGAGTACTACCAGAAGCCGGTGGAAAAGAACGGCGACAAGGGGCAGCTGGAAAAACTCCGCCGCCGGGTCCGCCCGCTGATGATGCGCCGAACCAAGGACCAGGTGATCAAGGACCTGCCGCCCAAGCAGGAACAGATCCTTGAAGTGGTGCTGAACCCGCGGCACCAGAAGGTGTACCAGACGCACCTGCAGCGCGAGCGGCAGAAGATCCTGGGACTGATCGAGGACGTCAACAAGAACCGGTTCACCATCTTCCAGTCGCTGACCCTGCTGCGGCAGTTGAGCCTGGACGTGTCGCTGGTGGACCCGGCGTTGTCAGCGGTGCGGTCCAGCAAGCTGGATGTGTTGTTCGAACAGCTCGAGGACCTCGTGGCCGAGGGGCACCGCGCGCTGATCTTCAGCCAGTTCACCGGGTTCCTGGGCAAGGTCCGGGAGCGCCTGGACGAGGAGGACATCGAGTACTGCTACCTCGACGGCAGCACGCGGAACCGCGCCGACGTGGTCAGTGAGTTCAAGAACGGCAGCGCGCCGGTGTTCCTGATTTCGCTGAAGGCCGGCGGTTTTGGGCTCAACCTCACGGAGGCCGACTACGTGTTCCTGCTCGATCCGTGGTGGAACCCGGCGTCCGAGGCGCAGGCTGTTGACCGGACGCACCGGATCGGCCAGGCCCGGAACGTGATGGTGTACCGGCTGGTGGCCAAGGACACTATCGAGGAGAAGGTCATGGCGCTGAAGACCCGGAAGTCGCAGCTGTTTGCCGACGTCATGGAGGGCGATGCCCTGGCCGGCGGGGCCATCACGGCCGAGGACCTGGCGGGCCTGTTCAAGGACTAG
- a CDS encoding allantoate amidohydrolase → MSISQTAPASEALPSAAASASTVTGLLQDISTVGRDASRGGYSRPVFSTAETDLRSWFIEQAARRGLDVHTDANGIIWAWWDTATGVRKDAVATGSHLDSVPGGGAYDGPLGVASALVAVDLLKARNLRPRRPLAIAVFPEEEGSRFGVACLGSRLLTGELDANKARNLKDPDGNTYADVAAANGQDPRLIGADYKTLQQLGMFVELHVEQGRGLIDLNQPVAIGSSILGHGRWKLSITGEGNHAGTTLMKDRRDPMIAAAKVMVSIRDTARKYRDARATVGRLQPVPGGTNAIASRVDLWIDVRHPEDSVTAALVEAIGLNAQVLAAEENCTASLGTESLSPTVHFDGGLRDRLRELLPSAPVLDTGAGHDAGVLAAHLPTAMLFVRNPTGVSHSPDELVEDWDAEAGALALADSLSGLLGEARAIG, encoded by the coding sequence GTGAGCATTTCCCAGACAGCACCGGCGTCGGAGGCCCTGCCCTCCGCCGCAGCCAGCGCATCCACTGTTACCGGCCTCCTGCAGGACATCTCCACCGTCGGCAGGGATGCCTCCCGCGGCGGCTACTCCCGCCCGGTATTCTCCACCGCCGAGACGGACCTCCGCAGTTGGTTCATTGAGCAGGCGGCCCGGCGCGGGCTGGACGTGCACACGGATGCCAACGGGATTATCTGGGCCTGGTGGGACACAGCAACGGGAGTGCGGAAAGACGCCGTCGCCACCGGAAGCCACCTCGATTCCGTCCCCGGCGGCGGGGCGTACGACGGCCCGCTGGGGGTCGCCTCGGCGCTGGTCGCCGTCGACCTCCTCAAGGCCCGGAACTTGCGGCCCCGGCGGCCGCTGGCGATCGCCGTCTTCCCGGAAGAGGAGGGGTCACGGTTCGGCGTGGCCTGCCTGGGCTCACGGCTCCTCACCGGGGAACTGGACGCCAACAAGGCGCGCAACCTCAAAGACCCGGACGGCAACACGTATGCGGATGTCGCCGCGGCAAACGGCCAGGACCCGCGGCTGATCGGAGCCGACTACAAGACCCTGCAGCAGCTGGGGATGTTCGTGGAGCTGCACGTCGAGCAGGGGCGGGGGCTGATCGACCTCAACCAGCCGGTGGCCATCGGCTCGTCGATCCTGGGCCACGGCCGCTGGAAGCTGAGCATCACGGGGGAGGGGAACCACGCCGGCACCACGCTGATGAAGGACCGCCGGGACCCGATGATCGCCGCGGCCAAGGTGATGGTTTCCATCCGGGACACTGCCCGCAAATACCGTGACGCCCGTGCCACCGTGGGCCGGCTGCAGCCTGTTCCCGGCGGCACCAACGCCATCGCCTCCCGCGTGGACCTGTGGATCGACGTCCGGCACCCGGAGGACTCGGTCACCGCGGCCCTGGTGGAGGCCATCGGGCTCAACGCCCAGGTCCTTGCCGCCGAGGAAAACTGCACGGCGAGCCTGGGCACGGAGTCCCTGAGCCCCACAGTGCATTTCGACGGCGGGCTGCGGGACCGGCTGCGGGAACTGCTGCCGTCCGCGCCGGTGCTGGACACCGGCGCCGGCCACGACGCCGGCGTGCTGGCCGCGCACCTGCCCACCGCCATGCTGTTCGTCCGGAATCCCACGGGCGTCTCGCATTCACCGGACGAACTGGTGGAGGACTGGGACGCCGAAGCCGGCGCGCTCGCCCTGGCGGACTCACTCTCCGGCCTGCTGGGTGAGGCACGGGCGATCGGCTAG
- a CDS encoding SRPBCC family protein yields the protein MPQVRAERLIRIDPETAFALSQTTGDFRLKWDPFISAQGFLDGARAPGKGVRTRTRSRLGLAMVSQYVSYAPPRNVGMTMVSGPWFFTNFGGGWRFTADDGGTRAVWKYTFSCRPAALRPLMERIGSRLLGYEIERRIEAFARACEDESLVAEFRGLTP from the coding sequence ATGCCCCAGGTACGTGCCGAACGCTTGATCCGCATCGATCCAGAGACTGCCTTCGCCCTCTCCCAAACCACCGGGGACTTCCGGCTCAAGTGGGACCCTTTCATCTCCGCCCAGGGCTTCCTTGACGGCGCCCGGGCGCCAGGAAAAGGCGTCCGCACCCGCACCAGGTCCCGGCTTGGCCTGGCGATGGTGAGCCAGTATGTCTCCTATGCGCCGCCCCGCAACGTGGGCATGACCATGGTCTCCGGCCCCTGGTTCTTCACCAACTTCGGCGGCGGCTGGCGTTTCACGGCGGACGACGGCGGCACCCGGGCGGTCTGGAAATACACCTTTTCGTGCCGGCCGGCTGCGCTCCGGCCCCTCATGGAACGGATCGGCAGCCGGCTGCTGGGCTACGAGATCGAACGGCGGATCGAGGCCTTCGCCCGCGCCTGCGAGGACGAGTCACTGGTCGCGGAGTTCAGGGGACTCACACCCTAG
- a CDS encoding protein tyrosine phosphatase translates to MSVFTVLATSKVAAGVLAAGTLAVGGTGAAAVSGVLPTQAQQTAHELFGAPAPKLAAEAAADAQATPAPTATEAVTGALKTTDADASATASGSAAASDDKVTAGATASAAANTAVDAAGPAALGLCTAYTHGGVDASSKAFSSLSIAAQGEANIEGYCTDVVAKADAAAKAAAEAKGSAAVEAEKPELPSAPAVPAVPAVPGADGATAVPAVPAVPAVGGDTVHAPSVSTR, encoded by the coding sequence ATGTCTGTGTTCACCGTTCTCGCCACCAGCAAAGTCGCCGCCGGAGTCCTGGCTGCAGGAACCCTGGCAGTGGGAGGAACCGGCGCCGCCGCCGTCTCGGGCGTCCTTCCCACCCAGGCCCAGCAGACTGCCCACGAGCTCTTCGGCGCACCTGCCCCCAAGCTTGCAGCCGAAGCAGCGGCTGACGCCCAGGCCACCCCGGCGCCCACGGCGACCGAAGCTGTGACCGGTGCCCTGAAGACCACCGACGCCGATGCTTCCGCCACGGCTTCCGGTTCGGCTGCGGCCTCCGACGATAAGGTCACCGCCGGTGCGACTGCTTCCGCGGCAGCCAACACCGCCGTTGACGCCGCCGGCCCGGCGGCCCTGGGCCTGTGCACCGCCTACACCCACGGTGGCGTGGACGCTTCCTCCAAGGCGTTCTCCTCGCTGTCCATCGCAGCCCAGGGTGAGGCGAACATCGAGGGCTACTGCACCGACGTCGTGGCCAAGGCCGATGCCGCTGCCAAGGCTGCGGCCGAGGCCAAGGGCTCCGCTGCCGTCGAGGCTGAGAAGCCTGAGCTTCCGTCCGCTCCCGCCGTTCCGGCAGTTCCTGCCGTCCCGGGTGCCGACGGCGCAACCGCTGTTCCTGCCGTTCCTGCCGTTCCCGCCGTGGGCGGCGACACCGTGCACGCTCCGTCGGTTTCCACCCGCTAA